In a genomic window of Pangasianodon hypophthalmus isolate fPanHyp1 chromosome 19, fPanHyp1.pri, whole genome shotgun sequence:
- the LOC113524743 gene encoding zinc finger protein ZFP2 yields the protein MQTQTCTASSEKTPDSLGCITSIDHQNHVKKEQPEDEDYPCGGTSSSVGHFTLVDQENGGFLKKPVKEEESEDEDYLYCEECRSSYINKCEVHGPTLFITDTPIPMGVIDRARQTLPPCLEVRRSGIPAAGLGVFNKGETVPVGAHFGPYQGDLVDREEAMNSGYSWVIYKSRQCEQYIDAKREMYSNWMRYVNCARNDEERNLKACQYRGGILYRCCQPIKPGQELLVGYEEKYAKALGPTFDSLWKKKCSTNEMNDAQLQVFSCSWCSLSYTSQIYLHNHLRRNHYKEYVSLMKSGDITYDKPTATINSGCQQTSCDTLNCNSASGQIQKTAYHCSQCGKSFTQQSTLQRHQRIHTGEKPYHCSQCGKSFNDLGNLKTHQRIHTGEKPYPCLQCGKRFIERGALKAHQRIHTGEKPYHCSECGKRFNQQSHLQQHQRVHTGEKPYHCSECGKSFSKVSTFHRHQRIHTGEKPYHCSQCGKRFKDKANLQTHQRIHTGEKPYHCSECGKSFTQKCHLDGHKHVHTGEKPYQCVQCGKNFIRQSDLKQHQRLHTGEKPYQCSQCGKRFNKASSLQHHQCIHTGEKPYECSECGKSFTQQSHLQSHERIHSAEKPHHCSQCGKSFTRKSDFQKHQRTHTGERPYQCTQCGRSFAQQSNLQRHQRIHTIEKPYRCSQCGKGFTQQSDFQTHQRIHTGEKPYHCTQCGKSFTTISNLQRHQRIHTGKVPIQCSLWTEIYLVTCV from the exons ATGCAGACACAAACCTGTACTGCTTCAAGTGAAAAGACACCAGACTCATTGGGATGCATCACCTCTATAGACCATCAGAACCATGTAAAAAAGGAACAACCTGAAGATGAAGACTACCCCT GTGGCGGGACATCAAGTTCTGTGGGACACTTTACTCTTGTGGACCAAGAGAATGGAGGATTCCTGAAAAAGCCTGTAAAAGAGGAAGAATCTGAAGATGAAGACTACCTCT ATTGTGAGGAATGCCGATCCTCTTACATCAACAAATGTGAAGTTCACGGTCCAACTCTCTTCATCACTGATACACCTATTCCCATGGGGGTCATTGACAGAGCCAGACAGACCCTCCCACCTTGTCTAGAGGTTCGGCGATCTGGTATTCCTGCCGCAGGTTTGGGAGTGTTTAATAAGGGGGAGACTGTTCCAGTGGGTGCACACTTTGGGCCCTACCAGGGAGACCTGGTGGACAGAGAAGAAGCAATGAACAGTGGCTACTCCTGGGTG ATATACAAGAGCAGACAATGTGAGCAATACATAGATGCCAAGAGAGAGATGTATTCTAACTGGATGAG ATATGTGAATTGTGCTCGTAATGATGAAGAGCGGAATCTCAAGGCATGCCAGTATCGAGGAGGAATTCTGTACCGTTGCTGTCAACCCATCAAGCCAGGACAGGAGCTCTTGGTGGGGTATGAAGAGAAATACGCCAAAGCTCTCGGCCCTACATTCGACTCCCTCTGGAAGAAAAAATGCTCCACAAATG AAATGAACGATGCCCAGTTGCAAGTCTTCTCCTGCTCCTGGTGTTCGCTTTCTTATACATCTCAAATTTACCTCCACAATCACTTGAGAAGAAACCACTACAAGGAATATGTAAGCCTGATGAAATCAGGAGATATTACATATGATAAGCCAACGGCCACAATAAACTCGGGCTGTCAGCAAACATCATGTGACACGTTGAACTGTAACTCCGCTAGTggacaaatacagaaaacagcctatcactgctcacagtgtgggaagagttttactcagCAAAGTACGCTCCAgcgacaccagcgcattcacacaggagaaaagccatatcactgctcacagtgcgGGAAAAGTTTTAACGATCTGGGCAATCTTAAaacacaccagcgcattcacacaggagagaaaccgtatCCGTGCTTGCAGTGTGGAAAGAGGTTTATTGAGAGAGGGGCTCTTAAAgcacaccagcgcattcacacaggagagaaaccgtatCATTGTTCAGAGTGTGGAAAACGTTTTAATCAACAGAGTCATCTCCAGCAACATCAGCGCGTTCACaccggagagaagccgtatcactgctcagagtgtgggaagagttttagtAAAGTAAGCACTTTTCACAGACACCAGCGCATTCATACTGGAGAGAAACCGTATCattgctcacagtgtggaaagaggTTTAAGGACAAAGCTAATCTCCAaacacaccagcgcattcacactggagagaagccgtatcactgctcagagTGCGGGAAGAGTTTTACGCAGAAGTGTCACCTTGATGGTCATAAACACGTTCACACAGGGGAGAAGCCATATCAGTGCGTACAGTGCGGGAAGAATTTTATTCGACAAAGTGATCTCAAACAGCACCAGCGccttcacacaggagagaaaccctatcagtgctcacagtgtgggaaaagGTTTAATAAAGCAAGTTCTCTCCAGCATCACCAgtgcattcacacaggagagaagccatatGAGTGCTCCGAAtgcgggaagagttttactcaaCAGAGCCATCTCCAATCTCACGAGCGCATTCACTCAGCAGAGAAGCcacatcactgctcacagtgtgggaagagttttacacGAAAAAGCGATTTTCAGAAACATCAGCGCACTCACACGGGCGAGAGACCCTATCAGTGCACACAGTGTGGGAGGAGCTTCGCTCAGCAGAGTAATCTCCAacgacaccagcgcattcatACAATAGAGAAGCCTTATcgctgctcacagtgtggaaaagGTTTTACACAACAGAGTGATTTTCAaacacaccagcgcattcacacaggagagaaaccgtatcactgcacacagtgtgggaagagttttacaaCCATCAGTAATCTCCAGCGACACCAGCGCATACACACGGGAAAGGTGCCGATTCAGTGCTCATTGTGGACGGAAATCTACTTAGTCACGTGTGTCTAA